In the genome of Ensifer sp. WSM1721, the window CTGCCAGCGCATCGTCAGCCAGGTCGGCCGACGCGTCGACGAATCGAGCCCGATCTGCGACGCGCGGCTGCCGGACGGATCGCGCGTCAACGTCATCGCTCCGCCGCTCGCGATCGACGGCGCGGCGCTCACCATCCGTAAGTTCAAGAAGGACAAGCTGACGCTGGAGCAATTGGTGCGCTTCGGCTCGATCACGCCCGAAGGCGCCGTCCTCTTGCAGATCATCGGCCGCGTCCGCTGCAACATCGTCATCTCCGGCGGCACCGGCTCCGGCAAAACGACGCTCTTGAACTGCCTGACACGCTACATCGACAGCACCGAACGGATCATCACCTGCGAGGACTCGGCCGAACTGCAGCTGCAGCAGCCGCATGTGGTACGCCTCGAAACGCGTCCGCCAAACATCGAGGGCGAGGGCGAGATCACCATGCGCGACCTCGTGAAAAACTGCCTGCGCATGCGTCCGGAACGCATCATCGTCGGCGAAGTGCGCGGCCCGGAGGTCTTCGACCTGCTCCAGGCGATGAACACCGGCCATGACGGCTCCATGGGAACGATCCACGCCAATACGCCGCGCGAATGCCTGAGCCGCATGGAATCGATGATCGCCATGGGCGGCTACACGCTGCCGGCCAAGACCGTTCGCGAGATCATTTCCGGCTCGGTCGACGTCATCATCCAGGCTTCGCGCCTGCGCGACGGCTCGCGCCGCATCACCCACGTCACAGAGGTGGTCGGCATGGAAGGCGACGTCATCATCACCCAGGACCTGATGCGCTACGAAATCGACGGCGAGGACGCCAACGGCCGGATCATCGGTCGCCACGTCTCGACCGGCATCGGCCGGCCGCATTTCTGGGACCGCGCCCGCTATTTCAACGAGGACAAGCGGCTCGCCGCGACTCTCGATGCGATGGAAAAGCAATAGAACAGGCTTGAGCCTCCGCGGCTTTCCGTCCGCGCCGGCCAATGGACCGAAGGGACAGACCGAGCGATGTTCGGCATAGACATCACCGTCCTGGCACTGGCTGGCCTCGTCGCACTGGCGGCGGCGGCGCTCGCCTATGGTCTGCTCTATTCACGCATCGAGAACGAGAAGAAGGCCGAAGGCCGGCTGCGCCGTGTCGGCGCCGCGGAAACGGACCGGACCAAGATCAAAGCGGCGCGCGACCGAGTCAACGAGATGTCGAAGCGGCGGAAATCCGTTCAGGATTCGCTGAAGGAACTCGAAAAGAAGCAGCAGGAAAAATCCGCCAATACGGCGACGTCGATGAAAAAGCGGTTGGCCCAGGCCAACCTCTCGATGTCGCTCACGCAGTTCTATGTCGTGAGCGCGCTTTTCGGCCTCTTCGCCTTCGTCGTGGTCCTTTTGACGGGCGCCGGGCCGCTGATCGCCGCGGGCGTCGCCCTCGTCGGTGCCGCCGGCCTGCCGCGCTGGGTCGTCGGCTCGATGATCAAGCGTCGCTGCAAGAAGTTCCTGGAGGAATTTCCAAACGCGCTCGACGTTATGGTCCGCTCGATCAAGTCCGGCTTGCCGCTGAACGACGCGCTGCGGCTGATCGCCAGCGACGGGCAGGAGCCGGTAAGGACGGAATTCCGCCGCGTCGTCGAGTCCCAGCAGGTGGGCCTCAACGTTCCCGAAGCCTGCGCCCGCATGATCCATAGTGTCCCGCTGCCGGAGGTGAATTTCTTCGCGATCGTCATCGCGATCCAGGCGCAGGCGGGCGGCAATCTCTCCGAGGCGCTCGGCAATCTCTCCAAGGTGCTGCGGGAACGCAAGAAGATGAAGGCCAAGGTCAATGCGCTTTCCATGGAGGCCAAGGCGTCCGCCTGCATCATCGGTGCGCTCCCCTTCATCGTCGCGACGCTCGTCTACCTGACCTCGCCCGATTACATGATGATTCTCTTCACCGACCCGCGCGGCCACATCATCATGGGCGCCTCCGCCGTCTGGATGAGCATCGGCATCTGGATGATGCGCAACATGATCAACTTCGATATTTGAAGGGCAAGCTACTGGTGGACGGCTGGATAGAGACACTCACCGATCCGAACGTCATCATGGCCGCGCTTGTATCGCTGGCCGTGCTGGCGACGTTTTATTCGCTCGTCACTCCGTTCTTCGAGCGCGGCGACCTTGCGAAGCGGATGAAATCGGTCGCGACCGAACGCGAACAGATCCGCGCCCGCGAACGCGCGCGCCTGAATGCCGAGATCACGAATGGCCGGGCGAGCCTCAGGACGCAACACAATACCTCGGTCAGGGAGATCGTCGACCGGCTGAACCTGAAAAAGGCGCTTGTCGACGACAATACCGTCAACCGCCTGAAGACGGCCGGCTACCGCTCGCAGAATGCGCTCAATACCTTCCTCTTCGCTCGCTTCTGCCTGCCGTTCCTGTTTCTGATCGTCGCGGTCCTTTATATTTTCGTCCTCGGGACCTTTGCAGAGAAACCGTTCATGCTGAGACTGTGCGTCGCCATCGGCTTCGCCTATGTCGGCTTCTACGCCCCGAATATCTTCATCGCCAACGCCACTTCCAAGCGCCAGCATTCCATCCGCCGCGCCTGGCCGGACGCGCTCGATCTCCTACTGATCTGCGTCGAATCGGGCGTCTCGATGGAGGTCGCCATGCGCCGCGTCGCCGATGAGATCGCCGCGCAATCGCCGCCGCTCGCCGAGGAGCTGGTGCTGACGACGGCCGAGCTCTCCTTCCTGCCCGACCGGCGCGTCGCCCTCGAGAATCTCGGCCTGCGCACGGGCCTCGAAGAGGTGAAATCGGTGACGCAAGCCTTGATCCAGGCGGATCGCTACGGCACACCGGTTGCCCAGGCACTGCGCGTGCTGGCGCAGGAAAGCCGCGACCAGCGGATGACCGCGGCGGAGAAAAAAGCCGCCGCGTTGCCGCCGAAACTGACAGTGCCGATGATCCTGTTTTTCCTGCCGGTGCTCGTCGCCGTCATCCTCGGGCCAGCGGGGATACAGGTGGCGGACAAGTTTTAGAGTATCTGCCGTTTCAATGCTTGTGCGTGGAGCCTCGGGTCAAGCCCGAGGATGACGAATGCAGAGGAAGCCAATCCACGCAAGGGCCTTCGAGAGGAAACGACATATTCCGGCGCGAGAGGTGTGTTGGAGCGTCCCTCCCGCGCTGTCATCCTCGGGCTTGACCCGAGGATCCACGTACAGCCCCTGCAAGGGCTCGAAATGCCGTTTGCGCCATATCCGATACGCCATGTAGGGGCTTGTAATTGAAGCCTCGGGCCGAGTCCGACGATGACGGTGGAATTCCTGCCAATGGCAATGGGGCGGAAGAACTAAACCGACCTAATTCGTATTCCCCTCGTCCGCTTTTGCGAGCTGCTTCCAAGCGCCCTGCTGCGACAGCATCGAACGCAGATAGGCGACATTCGCTTCCGCCTGCTCGGGCGTCAGTTCCTGGCGCGCGATCGTCTCGGCCTCCTGGAAGCGCCCCTGCAGGCCGACGGCGAGCGCGAGGTTCTGCCGGACGCTGCTGTCGGCGCCCGGCTGGCTTGCCGCCGATTTGAGATAGGTTTCGGCCGTCCGCAAGTCCTTCGTCAGGAGATAGGACATGCCGAGATTAGAAAGCACCGAAGGCTCGTTCGGTCGGAGGTCCAAGGCCTCGCGATAGCGCAGCCGCGCTTCGCCGGAGCGGCCGAGCTGATCGAGAATGGCGCCTTCCGCCGATTTCAGCTTCCAGTCGGGCCGATCGGGCGTTTGCGCCCGGTTGATGGTCGCAAGCGCCTGCTCCAGTTGCCCCGCGGCGGCCTGCGCCTTGCCATAGGCGCCGAGCACTTCGCGATCCGTCGGATGGTTGATCGCCACCTGCTGCATAACCGCAAGTGCCTGCTCGTTGCGCCCGGTCATGCGCAGAAGGTTGGCGTAGTTGAGACCCGCGTCGCGGTCCTTAGGATTGCGCTCATAGGCCTGGCCGATGCTTTCGGCCGCGGCGGCAAGCTCGGTCGCGTTCATCGACTGCACGGGCCTCGATAGCTTCGGGATTGAGCCGGTCGTCAGTTCCTTCTTGCCCTGCTGACCGGCGCAGCCGCCAAGCGTCAGCGCCAACAGCGCGACAGCGGTGCCCCGTGCGAGGCGAAGCAGGTGGGAGGAGGGAGTGTGTTGCATAATAATCGAGCCCCAGCATGCATTCGCGCCGGAACTCCGAACACTACAGCGCCGCGTGCCTTATCAGGCGCACAAAGGTCGCTGTAGCGCTTTGAATTGCTGCATGTCTTTGTCCTTAAACCAAGCCGATTTAATGAGACATGCAGGCGCGGCGCAACTTTCACTCCAGCAATAATCTGTTAACCCTAACGGAGCGTTAATACCTATAGCGCCACGCGTCTGATCGGACGCGCAAAGATCGCTGTAGCACTTTGAATCGCTGCATGGATTGCCTCGATCGAGTCCGGTCGAGGCAATCCATGCGGTAATCCGTATCCGTCAGTCGAGGACTCCCATGGCTCCCTTTCAGTTCATCGAACGGCCGTCGCCGTTCAACACTAGCAACGGCAAGACGCTGCCGATCTTCGCGGTCACGCCGGCGCATATCGAAACGGGGAGCATCGATCCGATCGCGCTCGATTGGGCGAAGAAGGCGGGCTTCAAGGCGGAATCCGGCGCCGTCCTGCTCATCCCGTCGGCCGACGGCCATCTCGGCGGCGCCCTGTTCGGGCTTGGCGCCAATCCTTCCGAAGCGCCCTTCCTCACCGGCAAGCTCGCCCGGGCGCTGCCGGCCGGTAAATGGCATATCGAAACGGCGCCGCTTACGGCCAACCGCCTGGCGCTCGGCTATGGTCTCGGCTCCTACCGGTTCGAGCGCTACAAGGCGGCGAAGGCGGAGGCGCCGACGCTGCTTATCCCGGCGGACGCCGACGCGACCGACATCAAACGGCAGCTTGCCGGCGTGTTCCTCGCGCGCGACCTGATCAACACGCCGACCAACGACATGGGTCCGGAAGCACTGGAGGCCGCCTTCCGGGCACTTGCCAGCCATTACAAGGCGGATGTTTCGGTGATCTCCGGCGAGGCTTTGCTCGCGCAGAATTTCCCGCTGGTGCACACGGTAGGCCGCGCCAGCGCCGAGGCGCCCCGGCTCCTCGAAATGCGCTGGGGCAAGAAAGGGCACAGGAAAGTGACGCTTGTCGGCAAAGGCGTCTGCTTCGACACCGGCGGCCTCGATATCAAACCGGCAGCCTCGATGCTCTTGATGAAGAAGGACATGGGCGGTGCGGCCAATGTGATGGGTCTCGCGTTGATGATCATGGACGCGAAGCTCAAGGTCGATCTACGTGTCATCGTTCCGGTCGTCGAGAACTCGATCTCGGGGAATGCCTTCCGGCCGGGCGACATCTACCGGAGCCGCAAGGGTCTGACGGTGCAGATCGACAACACCGATGCCGAAGGCCGCCTAATCCTTGCCGACGCGCTTGCCTATGCCGACGAGGAGAAGACCGATCTCATCATCGACATGGCGACGCTGACGGGTGCTGCCCGCGTTGCTCTCGGCCCCGATCTGCCGCCCTTCTTCACAGACGACGAGGAACTGGCCCACGATCTTGCCGAGGCGAGCCTTAGCGTCGACGACCCGATCTGGCGAATGCCGCTCTACCTGGGTTACGACAAGGATATATCCGCGCGCATTGCGGACCTCACCAATGCGCCTTCCGGCGGCATGGCGGGCTCGATCACGGCCGCGCTCTTCCTCAAGCGCTTCGTCACGAATGCAAAGAGCTGGGTTCATCTCGACATTTTCGGCTGGGCACAGTCGGAGCGCCCGCATTCCCCGGTTGGTGGCGAAGCGCAGGCGATCCGGGCGCTCTATCATCATGTTGGGCGGATCGCGGGGTAAGCTTCTCCGCCGCAAATCGACTCGCAAAAGAAACGCTTGCGTAACGATCGTCTCGCTATGGTGCGGCGACGTGGTTTACGCAGGAGTTTCCCTTGCCGGTCGAACTGACGCCCTCCCAGGCGCTGAGGCTCTGGCACGCCGTCTCGCTCGAGCAGGTGCGCGTCGACAGCCGCGATTTGACCTTGCGGCAGATGGCGATTCTCCTGCAGATCTATCTCGTGCCGCCTCCGCATACGGTGCGCGGTCTCGCCGCAACACTCGGGGTGACGAAGCCGGTAATCACACGCGCGCTCGATACGATGGGCGCGCTCGGGCTCGTCGACCGGGTGCGCGACGAGCGCGACCGGCGCAACGTCATCATCAAACGTACGGTCGACGGCGCGCTTTATCTTGAAAAACTCGGCGATCTGATCATCAATCAGGGCCGGAAACTGTGAGACCTGCCATGCCCGAAACGCTCGATCGTCGTCTCAATGCCTATCGCGAAGACCTCGCGGAGGAGCGTCTGCGCGGCCTGGTAGAGGCAAAGCGCTTTGTCGAAGGCACGCCGGCGCAGATGGCGGCGCCGGTGACGCCGCTCAGGGCCAGACCCGAGCCTGCCTGCGGCACGGACACGGAATTGCTCTATGGCGAAACCGTTCGCGTGCTCGATGTCGCCGACGGATGGGCGTGGGTCAAATCCGATCTCGACGGCTATGTCGGCTACGTGCCTGAGGATTCGGTGAAGCCGCCGCAAGCTCCGGCGACCCATATCGTCGCGGTGCCGCGCACCTTCGTCTATCGCGGTGCCGATTTGCGCTTTCCTCAGGCCTTCGCGCTCTCGATGGGAAGCCGGCTCAGCGTTGCCGGGGAAGCGGAGACGCGCGGCACACGCTATCTTCTGCTGGACGGTGGTTTGGCGATCGTCGCCAACCATTGCGCGCCCATAGGAAGCCCGCTCGGCGACGATTACGTCTCGGTCGCGGCCCGGTTTCTCGAAACCCCGTATCTTTGGGGCGGCCGCTCCGGCTTCGGCATCGATTGCTCGGGTCTCGTGCAGCTCGCCATGCAGATGACGGGGGGAAACGCGCCGCGCGATTCCGATATGCAGGCAAGCGGCCTCGGCCGATCGATCGGCCGCGACGAGCTCAGGCGCGGCGATCTCGTCTTCTGGAAGGGGCACGTCGCCATCATGGAGGACGAGAAGACGCTGGTGCATGCCAACGGCCACACGATGACGGTTGCGCGCGAAGGGCTGGAGGACGCCATCCGCCGCATCGGCTGGCTTTATGATCAGCCGACGGGGTATCGCCGCCCTTACTGCATGTTTCCTTAAATCGTACCCGATTTAAGGACAAAAACATGCAGCAATTCAAAGTGCTACAGCGTCCTTTGTGCGTCTGAAAAGACGCACGGCGCTGTAGGGACCTGGGGCAAGCCTTCGCCAGTCATGGGAGGGACG includes:
- a CDS encoding CpaF family protein — its product is MFGKRGNEGFGKGGAKAPVAAPPAAPTAIMERSAAPVLSEPAAQPPRPQPAAQPARRRAPRAEDYYDTKSQVFSALIDTIDLSQLSKLDTESAREEIRDIVNDIITIKNFAMSIAEQEELLDDICNDVLGYGPLEPLLARDDIADIMVNGAGQTFIEVGGKVEESEVRFRDNAQLLSICQRIVSQVGRRVDESSPICDARLPDGSRVNVIAPPLAIDGAALTIRKFKKDKLTLEQLVRFGSITPEGAVLLQIIGRVRCNIVISGGTGSGKTTLLNCLTRYIDSTERIITCEDSAELQLQQPHVVRLETRPPNIEGEGEITMRDLVKNCLRMRPERIIVGEVRGPEVFDLLQAMNTGHDGSMGTIHANTPRECLSRMESMIAMGGYTLPAKTVREIISGSVDVIIQASRLRDGSRRITHVTEVVGMEGDVIITQDLMRYEIDGEDANGRIIGRHVSTGIGRPHFWDRARYFNEDKRLAATLDAMEKQ
- a CDS encoding type II secretion system F family protein, coding for MFGIDITVLALAGLVALAAAALAYGLLYSRIENEKKAEGRLRRVGAAETDRTKIKAARDRVNEMSKRRKSVQDSLKELEKKQQEKSANTATSMKKRLAQANLSMSLTQFYVVSALFGLFAFVVVLLTGAGPLIAAGVALVGAAGLPRWVVGSMIKRRCKKFLEEFPNALDVMVRSIKSGLPLNDALRLIASDGQEPVRTEFRRVVESQQVGLNVPEACARMIHSVPLPEVNFFAIVIAIQAQAGGNLSEALGNLSKVLRERKKMKAKVNALSMEAKASACIIGALPFIVATLVYLTSPDYMMILFTDPRGHIIMGASAVWMSIGIWMMRNMINFDI
- a CDS encoding type II secretion system F family protein yields the protein MDGWIETLTDPNVIMAALVSLAVLATFYSLVTPFFERGDLAKRMKSVATEREQIRARERARLNAEITNGRASLRTQHNTSVREIVDRLNLKKALVDDNTVNRLKTAGYRSQNALNTFLFARFCLPFLFLIVAVLYIFVLGTFAEKPFMLRLCVAIGFAYVGFYAPNIFIANATSKRQHSIRRAWPDALDLLLICVESGVSMEVAMRRVADEIAAQSPPLAEELVLTTAELSFLPDRRVALENLGLRTGLEEVKSVTQALIQADRYGTPVAQALRVLAQESRDQRMTAAEKKAAALPPKLTVPMILFFLPVLVAVILGPAGIQVADKF
- a CDS encoding tetratricopeptide repeat protein, translating into MQHTPSSHLLRLARGTAVALLALTLGGCAGQQGKKELTTGSIPKLSRPVQSMNATELAAAAESIGQAYERNPKDRDAGLNYANLLRMTGRNEQALAVMQQVAINHPTDREVLGAYGKAQAAAGQLEQALATINRAQTPDRPDWKLKSAEGAILDQLGRSGEARLRYREALDLRPNEPSVLSNLGMSYLLTKDLRTAETYLKSAASQPGADSSVRQNLALAVGLQGRFQEAETIARQELTPEQAEANVAYLRSMLSQQGAWKQLAKADEGNTN
- a CDS encoding M17 family metallopeptidase, whose translation is MAPFQFIERPSPFNTSNGKTLPIFAVTPAHIETGSIDPIALDWAKKAGFKAESGAVLLIPSADGHLGGALFGLGANPSEAPFLTGKLARALPAGKWHIETAPLTANRLALGYGLGSYRFERYKAAKAEAPTLLIPADADATDIKRQLAGVFLARDLINTPTNDMGPEALEAAFRALASHYKADVSVISGEALLAQNFPLVHTVGRASAEAPRLLEMRWGKKGHRKVTLVGKGVCFDTGGLDIKPAASMLLMKKDMGGAANVMGLALMIMDAKLKVDLRVIVPVVENSISGNAFRPGDIYRSRKGLTVQIDNTDAEGRLILADALAYADEEKTDLIIDMATLTGAARVALGPDLPPFFTDDEELAHDLAEASLSVDDPIWRMPLYLGYDKDISARIADLTNAPSGGMAGSITAALFLKRFVTNAKSWVHLDIFGWAQSERPHSPVGGEAQAIRALYHHVGRIAG
- a CDS encoding helix-turn-helix domain-containing protein → MPVELTPSQALRLWHAVSLEQVRVDSRDLTLRQMAILLQIYLVPPPHTVRGLAATLGVTKPVITRALDTMGALGLVDRVRDERDRRNVIIKRTVDGALYLEKLGDLIINQGRKL
- a CDS encoding NlpC/P60 family protein, producing the protein MPETLDRRLNAYREDLAEERLRGLVEAKRFVEGTPAQMAAPVTPLRARPEPACGTDTELLYGETVRVLDVADGWAWVKSDLDGYVGYVPEDSVKPPQAPATHIVAVPRTFVYRGADLRFPQAFALSMGSRLSVAGEAETRGTRYLLLDGGLAIVANHCAPIGSPLGDDYVSVAARFLETPYLWGGRSGFGIDCSGLVQLAMQMTGGNAPRDSDMQASGLGRSIGRDELRRGDLVFWKGHVAIMEDEKTLVHANGHTMTVAREGLEDAIRRIGWLYDQPTGYRRPYCMFP